ACGCACTCGACCGGGATCATCTCCAGCCGGCGGACCAGCATCGCCCGCCCGGCGACCTCGGTGGGGACGTCGTCCGCACTGAGCAGGTGGTGCTGGGCACCGTGCGCGGCGAGCACGTCGGCGAGCTGGTCGAACCACCACACCGACAGCTGCGTGAGCACCCGGCCCTTGTCCGGGATCGGGGTGGGCAGCACGTGGTCGTAGGCCGAGATGCGGTCCGAGGCGACCAGCAGGAGGCGGTCGTCCCCTGCGTCGTACACCTCCCGGACCTTGCCCCGGGCGAGGAGCGGGAGGTTCACGACAGGGCGGCCAGGCGCTCGAACAGCGGGTCGAGGTTCTGCACGTACCGCTCGGGTCGGCAGATCTCGTCCAGCCGCGCCTCGTCGAGGGCCACGCCGTCGGTCTCTGCCTTGGCGCGCAGCGTTTCCCGGAACGGGGTGCCGGTCTTCCACGTCTCCATGGCAGCGGTCTGCACCAGGGCGTAGGACTGCTCGCGGCCCATCCCCGCCTCGACCAGCTCCAGCAGCACCGAGGAGGTGTAGATCAGCCCGCCGGTGGAGTCCAGGTTGGCCCGCATCCGCTCGGCGTCCACGACCAGGTTCTCGACCAGACCCGAGGTCAGGTCGAGCAGGTAGTCGGTGGTGATGGCGGCGTCGGGGAGGAAGACGCGCTCGGTCGAGGAGTGCGAGATGTCGCGCTCGTGCCAGAGCGGGATGCCCTCCATGACCGGCACGATCGCGGCCCGGACGACGCGGGCGAGGCCGGCGATCCGCTCGGAGCGGATCGGGTTCTTCTTGTGCGGCATCGCGCTCGAGCCCTTCTGGCCCGACCCGAAGGCCTCGGACAGCTCGCGCACCTCGGTGCGCTGGCCGTGCCGGACCTCCAGCGCGATCGCCTCGCAGACGGTGGCGATGATCGCCAGGGCGGAGACCCACTCGCTGATCCCGTCCCGCAGCACCACCTGGGTGGAGGCGTCGGCGGCGCGCAGGTCCAGCGCCTGCGCGACGGTGACCTCGACCGAGGGGTCGATGAGGGAGTAGGTGCCCACCGCACCGGAGATGGCGACGACGCCGACCGCCGTGCGCGCGGTGCGCAGCCGGTCGCGGGAGCGGGCGGCGGCGAAGGCCAGGTCGGCGACCCGGTGGCCCCACACGTCGGGCTCGGCGTGCACGCCGTGCGTGCGGCCGACCTTGAGGGTGTTCCGGTGGGCCAGCCCGTGGTCGCGCAGCGCGGCGACCAGCCGGTCGGCCTTGGCCAGCAGCACGTCGGTGGCGTCGGTGAGCTGCACGGCCAGGGCGGTGTCCAGCAGGTCCGAGCTGGTCATGCCGTGGTGCACGTAGGCCGCGGCCGAGCGGGGCTCGGTGTTGTCGGCCCACGCGCTGAGGAAGGCGATGACGTCGTGCTGGGTGGTCGCCTCGATCTCGGCGACCGCCTCGGGGGTGGGCGCCGGGGCGTTGCGCACCGGCTCCACGACCTCGGCCGGCACCCGACCGGCGGCGGCGTGCGCCTCGAGCACCAGGGTCTCCACGCGGCACCACAGCTCGTACTTGTGCTGCTCGCTCCAGACCACTCCCATCTCGGGGAGGGTGTAACGCTCGATCATGCGGGTACCAGGGCGGATCGGTCAGCTCGTCGCAGCACGGGGACATCCTCGCGCACGGCCGGCGTGATCGTGAACGGCCCTGCCCCAGCCGCTGCACGTGCACCACCCACCGCGACACCCACCAGCCCCGTCGGACTCCGGTCCACCCGGCCCGGCACACCCGAGGTCCCCCATGCTGCAGCGAGCGAACCACCTGCTGGACCGGGCGCGCGAGCGCATCCGGGCCGCCGCCGAGCACGACCCGCACGCCTGGCCCGACGGCACCGTCCTGGTCATGGAGGACGGCAGCCGGGTGACCGTCGACCACGTCGAGGACCCCGTCGAGGACGACCTCCGGGACGACGTCGGCGACGACGACCTGATCGAGGACGACGCCCGGGAGCACCCGCTCGGCAGCCCGCACCCCGACGCCCCCGACCTGGACTCCCCCGGTGGGGTGAGCGGTCCCCCGGCGCAGGGTCGCGCGGACCAGCGGGTGGCCCAGCGGCGCACCGCCCAGCGTCGGCGCAGCCTGCTCGCCTCGCGCGAGCCCCAGCACGCCGACGCCAACGTGCCCAACGCGCTGAAGACAGCCGCGGCCTGGGCCTGGCGGATCATCCTGGTGATCGCCGGGATCTACGCGGTCCTGTACGCCGCGGCGTACATGGCCGTGGTCGTGGTCCCGGTGATCGTCGCGCTGCTGCTCGCCGCGCTGCTGCAGCCCGGGGCGTCGTTCCTGCGCCGGCACGGCTGGCCCTCCTCGCTGGCCGCCCTGGCGATGCTGATCGTCGGCGTCGGGGTCGTCGCCGGGATCATCACGCTGGTCGTCGAGCGGTTCGCCGCCGGCTTCTCCGACCTGGTCGCCCAGCTCGACGAGGGCATCGGCCAGATCCGGGACTTCGTCGTCACCACCCTGCCGGTCACCGAGCGCCAGATCGACAACGCGATCACCAGCGCCCAGTCCGCCCTGGCCGACAACCAGTCGACCCTCACCCAGGGCGCGCTGACCACGGCGGTCACCGTCGGGGAGGTGCTCACCGGCCTGGTGCTGGCGTTGTTCACGCTCTTCTTCTTCCTCAAGGACGGGCGCAGCATCTGGCTGTGGATGGTGGGGCTGCTGCCCGCCGACAGCCGCGCCTACGTCGACGAGGCCGCCCGACGCTCCTGGCGCACGCTGATCTCCTACGTCCGTGCCACCGCCGTGGTGGCCCTGGTCGACGCGGTCGGCATCGGCATCGCGCTGGCCGTGCTCCAGGTGCCGCTGGTGGTGCCGCTGGCCGCGCTGGTGTTCCTCGGGGCGTTCATCCCGATCATCGGGTCGTTCCTGGCCGGGTCGATGGCCGTCCTGGTCGCCCTGGTGTCCAACGGGCCGATCACCGCACTGCTCGTGCTCGGCGCGACCGTGCTGATCATGCAGCTGGAGGGCCACGTGCTGCAGCCCCTGCTGCTGGGCCGGGCCGTCCGGGTGCACCCGCTGGCCGTGGTGCTCGCGATCGCCGCCGGCCTGCTCATCGCCGGCATCTTCGGCGCGCTGATCGCCGTCCCGACCATCGCCTGCGTGAACGTGGCCGGCACCTACCTGACCCGCCGGCACGAGGGACCGCGGCCGCCGGAGCCACAGCCGCGCCGGGACAAGGTGCCCGTCGCGACGGAGTGAAGGACCCCGCTGCCCCCCGGGCCACGCTCCGCGCGACCCGGGACCCTGCAGCGGGGCCGGTCGCTACGCGACGACGATGGCGCCCTCCAGGGCGGCCAGGCCGATGTCGGTGCGCCAGTGCGCGCCGTCCAGCCGGACGGCGGCCACCCGCTCGTAGGCGGTCTGCCGGGCGTCGGCCAGGTCGGTGCCGACGGCGGTCACCGCCAGCACCCGCCCCCCGGCCGAGTGCACGCTGCTGTCGAGGGCCACCCGGGTGCCGGCGTGCAGCACGCCCTCGCCGTCGGCACCGGTGACGACGTCGCCGGTGCGCGGGGACTCCGGGTACCCGTGCGCGGCCACGACGACGGTCACCGCGGCACCCTCGGCCCACTCCAGCGGCGGGTGGGCGGCGAGGGTGCCGGTGGCCGCGGCCAGCAGCAGCCCGGCCAGCGGGGTGCGCAGCAGCGGCAGGACGACCTGGGTCTCCGGGTCGCCGAAGCGGGCGTTGAACTCGACCACGCGCACGCCCCGGCCGGTGAGCGCCAGGCCGGCGTAGAGCAGACCGCTGAACGGCTCGCCGCGCCGGGCCATCTCGTCGACGGTCGGCTGCAGCACGGTGGCCAGCACCTCCTCGACCAGCCCGGCGGGGGCCCAGGGCAGCGGGGCGTAGGCGCCCATGCCGCCGGTGTTCGGTCCGCCGTCGCCGTCGTCGCGGCGCTTGTGGTCCTGGGCGGGCAGCAGCGGCAGCACCGTCGTCCCGTCGGTGACGGCGAACAGGCTCACCTCGGGGCCGTCGAGGAACTCCTCGACCAGCACCGAGTGCCCGCCCTCCAGCACCGCGTGACCGTGCGCGAGGGCGGCGGCCCGGTCGGTGGTGACCAGCACGCCCTTGCCGGCGGCCAGCCCGTCGTCCTTGACCACGTACGGCGCTCCCGGGGCGTTGACCGCGGCGACCTCGTCGAGCGCGGTGTGCAGCTCGGCCTCCCCGCCCACGGCCCAGGACCGTGCCGTGGGCACGCCGGCGGCCTCCATGACGTGCTTGGCGAAGGCCTTGGAGCCCTCGATCTGGGCGGCCTGCGCCGAGGGGCCGAAGCAGGCGATGCCGGCGTCGCGGACGACGTCGGCCACCCCGGCGACCAGCGGCACCTCCGGGCCGACGACGACGAGGTCGGCGGCCCACGCCACGGCCAGCGCGGTCACCGCCTCGGGATCGGCGGCCGCGACCGGGTGCGCCTCGGCGAGCGCGACCGTGCCGGCGTTGCCCGGCGCACAGGCCAGCGCCGTCACCGCGGGGTCGTGGTCGAGGGCGACACAGAGGGCGTGCTCACGAGCACCGGAACCGATCACGAGCACGCGCATGGCGGGGAACCTACCGGGGCGCCCTGCGACCGCGAGGTCGGTCACACCCGGGCTGCTGCGCCGCAGGTGAGCCGGTCGTCCGCGCGATGGTCAGGCGACTGCCAGGCTCCGTTCGCCGACTGGACACCCGCCCGGAGTCTCCTGGGAGCCATGGACGAGACCGACCTGAGGGTCGCTCCTGCCGCCGCCCCCTCCTCGCGGGTCACCCGCCGTCGACCCGTGGTGGTCGGGCACCGGGGCGCCCCCGCGCACCGCCCCGAGCACACCTGGTCGGGCTACTCCCTGGCCCTGGACCTGGGCGCTGACCTCATCGAGCCCGACGTGGTGGCCACCCGCGACGGGGCCCTCGTCGTCCGGCACGAGAACGAGCTGTCGCTGACCACCGACATCGCCGCGCACCCCGAGTTCGCCGACCGCCGGCGCACCCAGGAGGTCGCCGGGGAGCTCTACACCGGCTGGTTCGCCGAGGACCTGACCCTGGCCGAGGTCCGCACCCTGCGGGCCACCGAGCGCTGGCCGCAGCTGCGCCCGAGCAACACCCGGTTCGCCGGGCTCGAGCCGGTGCTCACCCTGGCCGAGGTGGTCGCGCTGGCCACGTCCCGCGGCGCCCGGGTGCAGGCCGAGCTGAAGAACCCCACCTGGTCGGCCTCCGTCGGGCTGCCGCTGGCCGAGCTGGTGGCCGCCGAGGTCACCGCCGCGGGTGCCCTGGGCGACGTCGTCCTCCAGAGCTTCGACGCCGCCGGGATGCGCGAGCTGCGCGGCCGGCTCGGCGCCGCCGCCACGCTGGTGCAGCTGGTCGGGAGCGAGGCCGTGTACGACGGCATGGTCACCCCCGCCGGGCTGCGCGAGATCAGCACCTACGCCGGGGGCATCGGCCCCAGCACCAAGCGGATCCTGCTGCGCGACGCCGACCAGACGATGGTGGGCGTCTCCGACCTGGTCGCCCAGGCGCACCGGGCCGGGCTCACCGTCGTCCCCTACACCGTGCGGGCGGAGAACACCTTCCTGCCGCTGCACCTGCGCCGCGGCACCGACCCCGCCGCCCGCGGCGACGTGCACGCCGAGGCCCGCCTGCTGCTGGCCCTGGGCGTGGACGGCGTGATCACCGACAGCCCCGAGGTCGCCGTCCGCGAGCGCGCCGAGCTCGAGGCCCCCGCCCTCGCCCCGGTGCGCCCCCGGCTCTGAGGCCCTTCAGCGTGGATCAGGTGACCTGATCGAAGACTGGCCGCCCTCACCAGCGTTGGTGAGGGCGGCCAGCTTTGGATCAGGAGACCTGATCGAAGCTGCGCGGGGCGTCAGTCCAGGAGGTCGTGGATCAGCACGTTCTCGTCGCGGCCGGGGCCGACGCCGATGACGCTGATCCGGGCACCCGAGAGCTCCTCGAGGCGCTTCACGTAGGCCTGCGCGGTGGCGGGCAGCTCGTCGAAGGTGCGGCAGTGCGTGATGTCCTCGGACCAGCCCGGCATCTCCTCGTACACCGGGGTGGCGTGGTGGAAGTCGGTCTGGGTCATCGGCATCTCGTCGTGCCGGACGCCGTCGACGTCGTAGGCCACGCAGATCGGCACCGTCTCCAGCCCGCTGAGCACGTCGAGCTTGGTGAGGAAGAAGTCGGTGATGCCGTTGACCCGCGAGGCGTACCGGGCGATGACGGCGTCGAACCAGCCGCAGCGCCGGTCGCGTCCGGTGGTCACGCCGACCTCGCCGCCCTGCTTGCGCAGGTACTCCCCGAAGCCGTCGAACAGCTCCGTCGGGAAGGGGCCCGAGCCGACGCGGGTCGTGTAGGCCTTCAGGATCCCGACGACCCGCGTGATGCGGGTGGGCCCGATGCCCGAGCCGGCCGAGGCGCCGCCGGCGGTCGGGGACGACGAGGTGACGAACGGGTAGGTGCCGTGGTCGACGTCCAGGAGCGTGCCCTGCGAGCCCTCCAGCAGCACCCACTCCCCGGCGTCGATCGCGTTGCCCAGCAGCAGGCGGGTGTCGGCGATCCGGTGCTTGAGCACCTCGGCGTACCCGGCGTACTCCTCGACCACCTCGTCGACGTCGATGGCCTTGCGGTTGTAGACCTTGACCAGGATCTGGTTCTTCTCCCGGAGCACGGCCTCGAGCTTGTCGCGCAGGATGCCGAGGTCGAGGAGGTCCTGCGCGCGGATGCCGACGCGGGCGACCTTGTCGCCGTACGCCGGGCCGATCCCGCGGCCGGTGGTGCCGATCTTGGCCTTGCCCAGGAAGCGCTCGGTGACCCGGTCCAGGGCGCGGTGGTGCGGCATGATCAGGTGCGCGTCGCTGGAGATCACCAGCCGCGACGTGTCCACCCCGCGCTCCTCCAGGCCGGCGAGCTCGCCGATCAGCACCTCGGGGTCGACGACGACGCCGTTGCCGATCACCGGCGTGCAACCCGGGGTCAGGATCCCGGAGGGGATGAGGTGGAGGGCGTACTTCTCGCCGTCCGGGGTGATCACGGTGTGCCCGGCGTTGTTCCCGCCCTGGTAGCGGACGACGTAGGGGACGCGGCCGCCGAGGATGTCGGTGGCCTTCCCCTTGCCCTCGTCGCCCCACTGGGCACCGATCAGCACGACAGCCGGCATCGGGTGGATCTCCTCAGGTTCTCGGGCCCCGGCGACGACCGGCTGGCAGGTGGGAGGGTATCGCTGTGCCCGTCGTCCCGTTCGACCTGCGCGGTCTCGCCCCCGGTCAGGGGCCCTCGCGCCGACACGTCGCGTCCGTGGTCGACGCGGCGTCCGGCCAGGACACGACGATCGCCGTCGCCGGCCGGGTGCCGGCCCTGGCCGCCGTCCTCGCCCGGCTGTGGAAGACCGACCGACTGCCCGGGGTGGCCGTGGCCTGGGAACCGGTGGACGGCGACCGCGACTGCTCCGGCCTGGCCCGTGACCTGGGCCTGGGCACCGGGGAGCCGCGTGAGCTGTCCCTCGTGCGCGACGACCACGGCGGGGTGCTGCTGCACCACGGCCGTGTCGAGGCCGCCGGGGAGCCGCGCCGGGCGCTGGCCCGCCGGTTCGGCGCGCAGGCCCACCACGACAGCACCAAGATCGCCGACGGCCAGATCACCCGCATCGAGGTGCGGCCGCGCTGGGACGTCGCCGACGAGCTGAGCGTCGGCGTGGTGACCGTGCCGCTGCGTCCGCTCCGGCGCAGCACCGGGCGGGCCGTGCAGATCGCCTGCGACTCGGCCCGGGTGGTGCGCGACGGGGTGCCGCTGGACCGCGACGTCGTCCGCTGGACCTGGTACGCCGACGACCGGGTGCGCTGGCGGCTGCAGCCCTAGCGACCGGGCGCCACCACCGGGACGACGGTCGTGGCGCGGGTCGCGCCCGCGGCCCGCAGCGCCGCCCGCCCCGGACCGGCGGTGACCGCCATCAGCACCAGCCCGACCCCGGCGAGCACCAGGATCGGGACCCCGCCCCGGAGCGCGTCCCCGCTGGCCAGCGCCAGCACGGTGGGGACGACGAAGCCCGCGTACACCGGCAGGTAGAAGGCGCTCAGCAACGCACCGCGCCGGTCCGCGGGCGCCACCCGGTCGCAGACCGCCACGCCCGACGTCATCCCCAGCCCCTCCCCCAGTCCGATCAGCAGGCAGGCCGGCAGCACCCAGGGCCACCCGCCGGGCTGGACGGCGAGGTACCCCAGCGCGCAGCCCACCGCCGCGAGCAGCGCTGCCAGCGGACCGGCCACCACCGGGCCCAGCCGGGTCGCCAGCGGGGTGACCAGCGCGGCGCTGCCCTGCACCAGCAGCGCGGACACCCCGACGAGGGCGAACACCGCCCCGAACCCGGCTCCGGCGACCAGCAGCGGGAACACCGTCAGCGACAGCACCGCGTACGTGTAGACGGTCAGCCCCACCGGCACCAGGTAGGCCCAGAACGCCCGGCGGGCGACCCGGGGGACGCCGAGGGCCAACCGACCGGGACGGCGTTCCAGCACCGTCTCGGGCACCCCGCGCAACGCGAGCACCGCGACCAGCAGCAGCACCGCCGAGGGCACCAGCGCGACCAGCTGGGGTGCCGGCCCCCACTGCACCAGCAGACCGGCGACCAGCGGGCCCGCGGCGAACCCGGTGGCCATCGCCGCACTGGCCACGGCCGCGGCCCGGCGCACCCGACCCGGTCCCTCGTCGTCCTCGGAGGCCGACAGCTCGCGCAGCCACACGGTGCCGACGGTGAACACCGCCCCGCTGGCCAGGCCCTGGGCCACCCGGCCGACCACCAGCAGCGGCACCCCGCCGACGTCGGCGGCGATCAGCACCAGCGTGCAGACCAGCGCGGCGACCACCCCGCCGAGCACCACCCGGCGTCGCCCGTCCCGGTCCGACAGCGGGCCCGCCAGCAGCAGCGAGGGCACCAGACCGACGGCGTAGGCGGCGAAGAACAGGGTCAGCGTCAGGGCGCCCAGGTCGAGCACGTCGGCGTACCGCAACAGCAGCGGGGACGGCGACTGGGTGCTCACCGCCGTCGCGAACAGGGCGAGGAGCAACCGGCGACGCTGCCGGGAGGGGGCCATCTGCGCACCGTAGGGGGTGCGGGGTCCGGGACGCCCCCCGTCGTGGACACTGGGGCACACCGCCTGCGCCGAGGAGGACCCGCTGCCGTCCACCCGACCGCAGGCGCGCGCGTGAGCACCGCCCAGCTGCCGTTCACCGCCCGGCCGGCGCCCCCGCCGCGGTCCCCCGGGCGACGTCTGATCGACCGCGCCCTGGCCCGACCCAGCCTGGCGGCCCTGGTCGCCACGATCGCCGTCGTCGTCTTCTTCGCCCTGCAGGCGCCGCAGCTGCTGACCACCGGCGGCATCGCCACCGTGCTCGACGTGGCAGCGCTGCTCGGCATCGGCGGGGTCGCCGTGGCCATGCTGCTCATCGCCGGTCAGTTCGACCTCTCCGTCGGGGTCGTCGCCACCGGCAGCAGCCTGGTCACCGCGCTCCTGGTCAGCCAGGCGGGCTGGGGGCTGTGGCCGGCGCTGGGGGTCTCGCTGGCCGCCGCGCTGCTCACCGGGCTGGTGAACGGCCTGCTCGTGGTCAGCACCGGGCTGCCCAGCTTCCTGGTCACCCTGGCCACGTTCCTGGTGCTGCAGGGCACCTCGATCGCCGTCACCGAGGCCGTGGCCGGCTCCGGGCAGATCAGCGGGCTGTCGGCCGCCCCCGGCTGGGAGTCGGTGCGGGCGGTCTTCGGCCTGACCGTGCAGCTGGGCGACGGCCGCTTCCGGGTCTCGCTGCTGTGGTGGCTGGGCGTGACGCTGCTGGCCAGCTGGGTGCTCTGGCGCACGCGGTTCGGCAACGCGGTGCTCGGGTCCGGCGGCGCCCCCCGACCGGCCCGGGAGCTCGGCGTCCCGGTCACCCGGACCACGGTCACCCTCTTCCTGGGCACCGCCGCCGCCGGCTGGCTGATCGGCACCCTGGGCCTGGTGCGCCTGAGCGGGGTGCAGGTCGACCCGGTGCTGGGCGCCGAGATCGAGTACGTCGTCGTCGCCGTCATCGGCGGGTGCCTGCTCACCGGGGGCTACGGGTCGGCGGTCGGCGCCTCGATCGGGGCACTGCTCTACGCCGTGGCCCGCGAGGGGATCGTGCTGGCCGGCTGGGACCCGCGTTGGTTCCAGGCCTTCCTGGGCGTCCTGCTGCTGCTCGCCCTGCTGGCCAACGGCGTCGTCCGGCGCCGGCTGCTGGCGGTGCCACGGTCGTGACCGGCACCCAGCCCCCGCTCCCCTTCGAGGAGACCTTCCCCGGCGACCCGTCGGGTGACGCCGTCGCCGGTGACCCCACCGCTCCCCCCGCGGGCACCCCGGTGCTGGAGCTCAAGGGGCTCAGCGTCCGGTACGGCAACGTGCCCGCGCTGGCCCGGGTGTCGGCCCGGCTGCGCGCCGGTGAGGTCACCTGCGTGCTGGGCGAGAACGGCGCCGGGAAGTCGACGCTGGTGCAGGTGCTGTCCGGGGTGCGCCGGCACGACGAGGGCGAGCTGCTCCTCGACGGCACCGCGGTCCGCTTCCGGTCCCCCAAGCAGGCCCGCGCGCGCGGCATCGCCACCGTCTGGCAGGACCTCGCCGTCGCCCCGCTGATGAGCGTGTGGCGCAACTTCTTCCTCGGCTGCGAGCCCACCCGCGGGGTCTGGCCGCTGCGCCGGCTGGACCGCGAGGGCGCCCGGGAGACCACGGTGCGGGCCATGGCCCGGGTCGGGGTCACCGACATCGACCCCGACCGCCCGGCCAGCGCGCTGCAGGCCGGCGAGCGGCACAGCCTGGCCATCGCCCGCGCCCTGCACTTCGGCGCCCGCGTGCTGGTGGTCGACGAGTCCTCCGCGCCCCTGACGGTCAGCCAGCACGCGCTGGTGCTCCAGTCGGTCAGCGCCGCCCGCGACCAGGGCCTGGCCGTCGTCCTGGTCACCCACAACACGCAGTACGCGCACATCGTCGGCGACCGCTTCCTGCTGCTCGCCGGCGGCGCCGTGGCCGGCAACCTCACCCGCGACGACGTCGACGTCGACGACCTCACCCGCCTGGTCGCCGGCGGTGACGACCTCACGGC
This sequence is a window from Geodermatophilaceae bacterium NBWT11. Protein-coding genes within it:
- a CDS encoding MFS transporter, which codes for MAPSRQRRRLLLALFATAVSTQSPSPLLLRYADVLDLGALTLTLFFAAYAVGLVPSLLLAGPLSDRDGRRRVVLGGVVAALVCTLVLIAADVGGVPLLVVGRVAQGLASGAVFTVGTVWLRELSASEDDEGPGRVRRAAAVASAAMATGFAAGPLVAGLLVQWGPAPQLVALVPSAVLLLVAVLALRGVPETVLERRPGRLALGVPRVARRAFWAYLVPVGLTVYTYAVLSLTVFPLLVAGAGFGAVFALVGVSALLVQGSAALVTPLATRLGPVVAGPLAALLAAVGCALGYLAVQPGGWPWVLPACLLIGLGEGLGMTSGVAVCDRVAPADRRGALLSAFYLPVYAGFVVPTVLALASGDALRGGVPILVLAGVGLVLMAVTAGPGRAALRAAGATRATTVVPVVAPGR
- a CDS encoding sugar ABC transporter ATP-binding protein, whose product is MTGTQPPLPFEETFPGDPSGDAVAGDPTAPPAGTPVLELKGLSVRYGNVPALARVSARLRAGEVTCVLGENGAGKSTLVQVLSGVRRHDEGELLLDGTAVRFRSPKQARARGIATVWQDLAVAPLMSVWRNFFLGCEPTRGVWPLRRLDREGARETTVRAMARVGVTDIDPDRPASALQAGERHSLAIARALHFGARVLVVDESSAPLTVSQHALVLQSVSAARDQGLAVVLVTHNTQYAHIVGDRFLLLAGGAVAGNLTRDDVDVDDLTRLVAGGDDLTALVSVLRAAHPDLR
- a CDS encoding adenylosuccinate synthase — its product is MPAVVLIGAQWGDEGKGKATDILGGRVPYVVRYQGGNNAGHTVITPDGEKYALHLIPSGILTPGCTPVIGNGVVVDPEVLIGELAGLEERGVDTSRLVISSDAHLIMPHHRALDRVTERFLGKAKIGTTGRGIGPAYGDKVARVGIRAQDLLDLGILRDKLEAVLREKNQILVKVYNRKAIDVDEVVEEYAGYAEVLKHRIADTRLLLGNAIDAGEWVLLEGSQGTLLDVDHGTYPFVTSSSPTAGGASAGSGIGPTRITRVVGILKAYTTRVGSGPFPTELFDGFGEYLRKQGGEVGVTTGRDRRCGWFDAVIARYASRVNGITDFFLTKLDVLSGLETVPICVAYDVDGVRHDEMPMTQTDFHHATPVYEEMPGWSEDITHCRTFDELPATAQAYVKRLEELSGARISVIGVGPGRDENVLIHDLLD
- a CDS encoding adenylosuccinate lyase, with translation MIERYTLPEMGVVWSEQHKYELWCRVETLVLEAHAAAGRVPAEVVEPVRNAPAPTPEAVAEIEATTQHDVIAFLSAWADNTEPRSAAAYVHHGMTSSDLLDTALAVQLTDATDVLLAKADRLVAALRDHGLAHRNTLKVGRTHGVHAEPDVWGHRVADLAFAAARSRDRLRTARTAVGVVAISGAVGTYSLIDPSVEVTVAQALDLRAADASTQVVLRDGISEWVSALAIIATVCEAIALEVRHGQRTEVRELSEAFGSGQKGSSAMPHKKNPIRSERIAGLARVVRAAIVPVMEGIPLWHERDISHSSTERVFLPDAAITTDYLLDLTSGLVENLVVDAERMRANLDSTGGLIYTSSVLLELVEAGMGREQSYALVQTAAMETWKTGTPFRETLRAKAETDGVALDEARLDEICRPERYVQNLDPLFERLAALS
- a CDS encoding glycerophosphodiester phosphodiesterase encodes the protein MDETDLRVAPAAAPSSRVTRRRPVVVGHRGAPAHRPEHTWSGYSLALDLGADLIEPDVVATRDGALVVRHENELSLTTDIAAHPEFADRRRTQEVAGELYTGWFAEDLTLAEVRTLRATERWPQLRPSNTRFAGLEPVLTLAEVVALATSRGARVQAELKNPTWSASVGLPLAELVAAEVTAAGALGDVVLQSFDAAGMRELRGRLGAAATLVQLVGSEAVYDGMVTPAGLREISTYAGGIGPSTKRILLRDADQTMVGVSDLVAQAHRAGLTVVPYTVRAENTFLPLHLRRGTDPAARGDVHAEARLLLALGVDGVITDSPEVAVRERAELEAPALAPVRPRL
- a CDS encoding AI-2E family transporter yields the protein MLQRANHLLDRARERIRAAAEHDPHAWPDGTVLVMEDGSRVTVDHVEDPVEDDLRDDVGDDDLIEDDAREHPLGSPHPDAPDLDSPGGVSGPPAQGRADQRVAQRRTAQRRRSLLASREPQHADANVPNALKTAAAWAWRIILVIAGIYAVLYAAAYMAVVVVPVIVALLLAALLQPGASFLRRHGWPSSLAALAMLIVGVGVVAGIITLVVERFAAGFSDLVAQLDEGIGQIRDFVVTTLPVTERQIDNAITSAQSALADNQSTLTQGALTTAVTVGEVLTGLVLALFTLFFFLKDGRSIWLWMVGLLPADSRAYVDEAARRSWRTLISYVRATAVVALVDAVGIGIALAVLQVPLVVPLAALVFLGAFIPIIGSFLAGSMAVLVALVSNGPITALLVLGATVLIMQLEGHVLQPLLLGRAVRVHPLAVVLAIAAGLLIAGIFGALIAVPTIACVNVAGTYLTRRHEGPRPPEPQPRRDKVPVATE
- the purD gene encoding phosphoribosylamine--glycine ligase translates to MRVLVIGSGAREHALCVALDHDPAVTALACAPGNAGTVALAEAHPVAAADPEAVTALAVAWAADLVVVGPEVPLVAGVADVVRDAGIACFGPSAQAAQIEGSKAFAKHVMEAAGVPTARSWAVGGEAELHTALDEVAAVNAPGAPYVVKDDGLAAGKGVLVTTDRAAALAHGHAVLEGGHSVLVEEFLDGPEVSLFAVTDGTTVLPLLPAQDHKRRDDGDGGPNTGGMGAYAPLPWAPAGLVEEVLATVLQPTVDEMARRGEPFSGLLYAGLALTGRGVRVVEFNARFGDPETQVVLPLLRTPLAGLLLAAATGTLAAHPPLEWAEGAAVTVVVAAHGYPESPRTGDVVTGADGEGVLHAGTRVALDSSVHSAGGRVLAVTAVGTDLADARQTAYERVAAVRLDGAHWRTDIGLAALEGAIVVA
- a CDS encoding ABC transporter permease, with the translated sequence MPFTARPAPPPRSPGRRLIDRALARPSLAALVATIAVVVFFALQAPQLLTTGGIATVLDVAALLGIGGVAVAMLLIAGQFDLSVGVVATGSSLVTALLVSQAGWGLWPALGVSLAAALLTGLVNGLLVVSTGLPSFLVTLATFLVLQGTSIAVTEAVAGSGQISGLSAAPGWESVRAVFGLTVQLGDGRFRVSLLWWLGVTLLASWVLWRTRFGNAVLGSGGAPRPARELGVPVTRTTVTLFLGTAAAGWLIGTLGLVRLSGVQVDPVLGAEIEYVVVAVIGGCLLTGGYGSAVGASIGALLYAVAREGIVLAGWDPRWFQAFLGVLLLLALLANGVVRRRLLAVPRS